A single Symbiobacterium thermophilum IAM 14863 DNA region contains:
- the gpr gene encoding GPR endopeptidase has translation MQARDYLSPFTDLALEATAAARGDARTELPGVVMREERYDVATVSWVEVMPGVGEQTIGKPAGNYVTIDAPQLRRRNRDLQEQVGKILVEQLNKLLHLKEDDTVLVVGLGNWNATPDALGPRVTGKLMVTRHLREFVPADVAGGLRAVAAIAPGVLGTTGIETAEVILGIVERIKPAVVICIDALAARSVERIGTTIQIADTGIAPGGGIGNKRQALNRESLGVDVIAIGVPTVVHATTIVQDAFEAMAQSFAGTKPFFQLFNSREERQKLLSEVLSPTVGELVVTPKEIDELTEDMAKLIAGSLNAVLHTSVTAQDLLRYIN, from the coding sequence GTGCAGGCACGGGATTATCTGAGCCCCTTCACGGACCTGGCCCTGGAGGCCACCGCCGCGGCCAGGGGGGACGCCCGGACCGAGCTGCCGGGAGTGGTGATGCGGGAGGAGCGGTACGACGTCGCCACCGTCTCCTGGGTCGAGGTGATGCCGGGCGTGGGGGAGCAGACCATCGGCAAGCCCGCCGGCAACTACGTGACCATTGACGCGCCCCAGCTCCGCAGGCGAAACCGGGATCTGCAGGAGCAGGTGGGCAAGATCCTGGTGGAGCAGTTGAACAAGCTGCTGCACCTGAAGGAGGACGACACCGTCCTCGTGGTGGGGCTGGGCAACTGGAACGCGACGCCGGACGCACTGGGGCCGCGGGTCACCGGGAAGCTGATGGTGACCCGCCATCTGCGGGAGTTCGTGCCCGCCGACGTGGCCGGGGGCCTTCGGGCGGTCGCGGCGATCGCCCCCGGGGTGCTGGGCACCACCGGCATCGAGACCGCCGAAGTCATCCTCGGCATCGTGGAACGCATCAAGCCCGCGGTGGTCATCTGCATCGACGCGCTGGCAGCGCGGTCGGTGGAGCGCATCGGCACGACGATCCAGATCGCCGACACCGGCATCGCCCCGGGCGGGGGCATCGGCAACAAGCGGCAGGCGCTCAACCGGGAGTCCCTGGGGGTCGACGTCATCGCCATCGGCGTTCCCACCGTCGTACACGCCACGACCATCGTGCAGGACGCCTTCGAGGCCATGGCCCAGAGCTTCGCCGGCACCAAGCCCTTCTTCCAGCTGTTCAACTCCCGGGAGGAGCGGCAGAAACTGCTCAGCGAGGTGCTCTCGCCGACGGTGGGCGAGCTGGTGGTCACGCCCAAGGAGATCGACGAGCTCACCGAGGACATGGCCAAGCTGATCGCCGGCAGCCTGAACGCGGTTCTGCACACCAGTGTCACCGCCCAGGATCTGCTGCGCTACATCAACTGA